The following proteins are co-located in the Triticum aestivum cultivar Chinese Spring chromosome 1A, IWGSC CS RefSeq v2.1, whole genome shotgun sequence genome:
- the LOC123070053 gene encoding probable protein phosphatase 2C 52 produces MVHDGAVKDQQQQQQESSPDIPAPSASAEAGSAVAEAGVVRAPEAGAGREEVVGAAGTSKPGSDKRLGVRHPVKYRRFRAKGKAMAEPGVTPAHQPLEEELELEEGEGEVEEEASSPEREVRAGVVEVEVEMEVSSAAVEMEVEEGAGMDVSPAAAVAMVDSEHSSEEEEEEEVSSSPVLALPEQARRKQGPAVAAAVPALVMPKDQDLEKEKKEKERQRERERVDEVGYMSGGCKSDDGSLSCGYSSFRGKRASMEDFFDIKSSKIDDKQINLFGIFDGHGGSRAAEYLKEHLFENLMKHPQFMSDTKLAISETYKKTDSDFLDSEINTHRDDGSTASTAVLLGNHLYVANVGDSRAVISKSGKAIALSDDHKPNRSDERKRIESAGGIVMWAGTWRVGGVLAMSRAFGNRLLKQFVVAEPEIQDQEIDDELEFLILASDGLWDVVPNEDAVSLVKMEEDPEAAARKLTETAFGRGSGDNITCVVVKFQHSKTGGGDSPPISPPGNQI; encoded by the exons ATGGTTCACGATGGCGCCGTGAaggaccagcagcagcagcagcaggagagtTCGCCGGATATCCCCGCGCCTTCTGCATCTGCGGAGGCGGGGTCGGCGGTAGCAGAGGCGGGGGTGGTAAGAGCGCCGGAAGCGGGGGCGGGGCGGGAAGAGGTTGTGGGCGCGGCGGGGACGTCCAAGCCCGGGAGCGACAAGCGGCTTGGCGTGCGGCACCCCGTGAAGTACCGCAGGTTTCGGGCCAAGGGGAAGGCGATGGCGGAGCCCGGGGTCACCCCCGCGCACCAGCCGCTGGAGGAGGAGTTGGagttggaggagggggagggggaggtcgaggaggaggccTCCTCGCCCGAGCGGGAGGTGCGAGCAGGcgtcgtggaggtggaggtggagatgGAGGTGTCCTCCGCAGCAGTAGAgatggaggtggaggagggggccggcatGGACGTGTCGCCGGCTGCGGCCGTGGCCATGGTGGACTCGGAGCACTCatccgaggaagaggaggaggaggaggtgtcgtCGTCGCCGGTGCTGGCGCTGCCGGAGCAGGCGAGGAGGAAGCAAGGGCCTGCTGTGGCCGCTGCCGTGCCGGCTCTGGTCATGCCCAAGGACCAGGAcctggagaaggagaagaaggagaaggagcggcagagggagagggagagggtcgaCGAGGTCGGCTACATGAGCGGCGGCTGCAAGAG TGATGATGGAAGTTTGAGTTGTGGATATTCAAGTTTTAGAGGAAAAAGGGCAAGCATGGAAGACTTCTTTGACATAAAATCATCTAAAATTGATGATAAACAAATAAATCTCTTCGGAATATTTGATG GTCATGGGGGTTCACGTGCTGCTGAGTATTTGAAGGAGCACTTGTTTGAGAACCTCATGAAACACCCACAATTCATGTCAGATACAAAATTAGCAATAA GTGAAACATATAAAAAAACTGATTCAGATTTCTTGGATTCTGAAATCAACACTCACAGAGATGATGGGTCAACTGCATCGACAGCAGTTCTGCTTGGAAATCATCTTTACGTGGCTAACGTAGGTGACTCTCGGGCTGTAATATCAAAGTCGGGCAAAG CTATTGCACTCTCTGATGATCACAAGCCAAACAGAAGTGATGAGAGGAAACGAATTGAGAGTGCTGGTGGGATTGTTATGTGGGCTG GAACTTGGAGGGTTGGTGGTGTACTTGCAATGTCTCGGGCATTTGGCAACCGCTTGTTGAAGCAATTTGTTGTCGCGGAACCAGAGATTCAG GATCAAGAAATAGATGATGAACTGGAGTTTCTGATTTTGGCTAGTGATGGGCTGTGGGATGTGGTTCCAAATGAG GACGCCGTCTCGCTCGTTAAGATGGAGGAGGACCCCGAGGCGGCAGCCCGGAAGCTGACGGAGACTGCTTTCGGCCGTGGGAGCGGCGACAACATCACCTGCGTCGTCGTCAAGTTCCAGCACAGCAAGACGGGCGGTGGTGACTCCCCTCCCATCTCTCCCCCGGGCAATCAAATTTGA